Proteins encoded together in one Pontiella desulfatans window:
- a CDS encoding Coenzyme F420 hydrogenase/dehydrogenase, beta subunit C-terminal domain, protein MKKAMGSGMLAQIVKGGFCIGCGACASVIPSKISMEFDGYGLFKPVLPEQLDEEELLNVCPFADEGSNEDQLAELFFPKGKKDVHLGHYESIYTGHVTEGDYRSRGSSGGVVSWILAELLKQGLVDGVIHVKAGPSPTDRLFEYTISTSVEEVLAGAKSKYYPIEMSRVMDEIRTREGRFVFVGIPCFIKAARNLACLDPEINKRIRYYVGLVCGHLKSKAFADCVAWQAGIEPGKLESVDFRVKLPAGRVSEYGIKVCGDGVEKTAPVASYYGTDWGLGFFKYSACEYCDDVFAETADVAVGDAWLAKYMDDPLGNSVVISRTGDLDNLIQIALKETRLNFVECSVEDAVESQSGGLRHRRDGLSFRLAMKRDAGEWAPLKRVPVNCNAVGKHRRKIYALREDLRVRSHELWRDAVAQGDFNYFRKGMRNLLNRYSRLYVSFPRRLARKIKLLLLGEKG, encoded by the coding sequence CGGGAATGCTAGCACAAATTGTTAAAGGGGGCTTTTGCATCGGCTGTGGGGCCTGTGCATCCGTTATTCCTTCCAAAATTTCGATGGAATTTGACGGGTATGGATTGTTTAAGCCTGTGTTGCCAGAACAGTTGGATGAGGAAGAATTACTCAATGTGTGTCCGTTCGCCGACGAAGGTTCCAATGAGGATCAACTCGCAGAATTGTTTTTCCCAAAAGGCAAGAAAGATGTCCATCTCGGTCATTATGAATCAATATATACAGGGCATGTAACGGAAGGGGATTACCGTAGCCGAGGTTCGTCGGGAGGAGTCGTATCATGGATATTAGCCGAACTACTTAAACAGGGATTGGTTGATGGAGTCATTCATGTAAAAGCAGGTCCGTCGCCAACAGATCGCTTGTTTGAGTACACGATTTCCACTTCTGTCGAAGAGGTGCTGGCGGGAGCGAAGTCAAAGTATTATCCAATTGAGATGTCACGGGTAATGGATGAAATTCGAACCCGAGAAGGACGTTTTGTTTTTGTGGGGATTCCTTGCTTTATTAAAGCCGCTCGGAATCTCGCGTGTCTCGATCCTGAGATAAATAAACGGATTCGCTATTATGTTGGTTTGGTATGCGGACATCTTAAGAGCAAGGCCTTTGCGGATTGTGTGGCTTGGCAGGCAGGCATTGAACCTGGAAAGTTGGAGTCGGTTGATTTCCGGGTTAAGCTACCTGCGGGGCGTGTTTCCGAGTATGGGATCAAGGTGTGCGGAGATGGAGTTGAAAAAACCGCTCCCGTCGCAAGCTATTACGGAACTGACTGGGGGCTGGGTTTCTTTAAATACTCGGCATGCGAGTATTGTGATGATGTATTTGCCGAAACAGCGGATGTTGCGGTGGGTGATGCATGGCTCGCAAAATACATGGATGATCCACTAGGGAACAGTGTTGTTATTAGCCGTACGGGAGATCTTGATAACCTTATTCAAATTGCGCTTAAAGAAACCCGCTTAAATTTTGTCGAGTGTTCGGTTGAGGATGCTGTTGAGTCTCAGTCCGGTGGTTTGAGGCATAGGCGGGATGGGCTTTCTTTTCGACTGGCAATGAAGAGGGATGCTGGGGAATGGGCTCCATTAAAGCGAGTGCCCGTTAATTGCAATGCAGTCGGCAAGCATCGGCGGAAGATTTATGCGCTGCGTGAAGATCTTCGTGTTCGTAGCCACGAGTTGTGGAGAGATGCGGTTGCTCAGGGCGATTTTAACTACTTTAGAAAGGGAATGCGAAATCTGCTGAATCGGTATAGCCGACTCTATGTTTCCTTCCCCCGTCGTTTGGCTCGCAAAATTAAGCTTTTGCTGCTTGGCGAAAAAGGCTGA
- a CDS encoding flippase: MKILDKLLLRTNLSGNRRKVVKNVYWAVVGKLVNIASGLLVGVLVARNLGPENFGLMNYVISYVTLFSVLAAFGLDNIEVRELSRTGADRNTLMGTAFVLRIGFALVALLLILGTLLSFESDHFTFVMVMVYSLSLVFSSLNVIRNYFTSIILNEYVVKTEISRTVLGALIKIVLLINNCSVGWFIVASMFDFFLVGAGYLFSYRRKVGTILEWNVDWGVAKMLIRASFPLLLSGAAVIIYQRINAVMIRNMIDNASVGQFSAAAKISEIAIFIPMVIAQSITPLLVKAHEADPQKYLEKKQYFVDIMVWSSIAISVAMALLAAPGIRILFGEKYLEAIPVLQIMSWKALATALFGASGQLIVIENLHKYVVLRNLAGCVFSVVLNYYLIPVWGIAGSAIATIVAMIFAGYFSHLIIRPYRYLFTVQTKALALGWRQLVGLKHLWR, encoded by the coding sequence ATGAAGATACTTGATAAGCTCCTCCTTCGGACTAATTTGTCGGGTAATCGGCGCAAAGTTGTCAAAAATGTCTACTGGGCCGTTGTCGGGAAGCTGGTTAACATTGCCAGCGGACTGCTAGTCGGCGTGTTGGTGGCACGGAATCTCGGGCCTGAAAATTTCGGGCTGATGAACTATGTCATCAGTTATGTGACCCTCTTCTCGGTATTGGCCGCTTTTGGGCTAGACAATATTGAGGTTCGGGAGCTGTCCAGAACCGGGGCTGACCGGAATACGCTGATGGGTACTGCGTTTGTTCTGCGTATTGGATTTGCTCTGGTGGCGCTTCTGCTGATATTGGGGACGTTGCTGTCGTTTGAATCAGATCACTTTACGTTCGTGATGGTGATGGTCTATTCGCTCTCATTGGTGTTTAGTTCGCTCAATGTTATTCGCAACTATTTTACCTCAATTATTCTTAACGAATATGTGGTGAAGACAGAAATATCGCGCACGGTTTTGGGTGCGTTGATCAAAATAGTGTTGCTGATAAATAATTGTTCGGTGGGCTGGTTTATCGTTGCAAGTATGTTTGACTTTTTCCTGGTCGGAGCGGGGTATTTGTTTTCCTATCGGCGGAAAGTCGGTACGATTCTGGAATGGAATGTTGACTGGGGTGTGGCAAAAATGCTGATCCGAGCCTCGTTCCCGCTCTTACTTTCCGGAGCCGCCGTAATTATCTACCAGCGGATCAATGCAGTGATGATTCGGAATATGATCGATAATGCATCGGTTGGACAGTTTTCAGCAGCGGCAAAAATATCGGAAATCGCGATTTTTATTCCCATGGTTATAGCCCAGTCCATAACGCCGCTTCTGGTTAAGGCCCACGAGGCGGATCCTCAAAAGTATTTGGAAAAAAAACAGTATTTTGTCGATATTATGGTTTGGAGCTCCATTGCTATTTCGGTTGCGATGGCCCTGCTAGCGGCCCCGGGGATTCGAATCCTGTTTGGCGAAAAATATTTGGAGGCTATTCCGGTATTGCAGATTATGTCCTGGAAAGCCCTTGCAACGGCTCTCTTTGGCGCATCGGGACAGTTGATTGTTATTGAAAATCTACACAAGTATGTCGTGTTGCGTAATCTGGCGGGGTGTGTTTTTAGTGTGGTGCTCAATTATTATCTCATCCCGGTTTGGGGGATTGCCGGATCGGCCATCGCGACGATCGTAGCCATGATTTTTGCTGGTTATTTTTCACATTTGATTATTCGGCCCTATCGCTATCTTTTTACGGTTCAAACCAAGGCGTTGGCGTTGGGGTGGCGACAATTGGTTGGTTTGAAACACTTGTGGAGATAG
- a CDS encoding polysaccharide pyruvyl transferase family protein, with translation MRVGILTYQYAYNFGAVLQCIALQEAIKGLGAEVEVIHFYPQGMEPPPFWKGWGLRDGSFAGTAQRRVLQFLKGPAMMRKFDDFRGDFMQLTSRCYGASDVADMVECYDAIVAGSDQIWHLNRDAVYFMEWGRKFDGKRISYATCCGSDLQSEERLDIVAPWIRQVDCLSVRNEFSRKWIERASGRAVDVVADPVLLSDLDFVRRQVLEVPKDYIFMYSLGDEIIGGHEKVIKQLRTRFGDIPVLAVVPSATHPRKCPWADIVIWDADPGEWLDLLVNSKYVYTDSFHAAVLALKYEKPLLAYYTDPVRAPRLIDLANRYAIDVAVVGSFREAVDKEFSIHLDYRRTKEMMKMHECQSMEYLVCSLK, from the coding sequence ATGCGTGTTGGGATTTTAACTTATCAATATGCCTATAATTTTGGGGCAGTGCTTCAATGCATTGCGCTGCAGGAAGCAATAAAGGGACTGGGAGCCGAAGTCGAGGTTATACATTTTTATCCGCAGGGCATGGAACCGCCGCCTTTTTGGAAAGGATGGGGATTAAGAGACGGATCATTTGCTGGTACCGCACAAAGACGAGTGCTTCAGTTTTTAAAGGGGCCTGCTATGATGCGTAAGTTTGATGACTTTCGGGGCGATTTCATGCAGTTAACTTCTCGCTGTTATGGAGCGTCCGATGTCGCCGACATGGTTGAATGCTATGATGCGATTGTCGCGGGGAGTGACCAGATTTGGCATCTGAATCGTGATGCTGTGTATTTTATGGAATGGGGACGCAAATTTGATGGGAAGCGGATAAGTTATGCCACTTGTTGTGGTAGTGATCTGCAATCAGAGGAAAGGTTGGATATCGTTGCTCCGTGGATTAGGCAAGTTGATTGTTTGTCGGTTCGCAACGAATTTTCCCGGAAGTGGATTGAGCGAGCATCTGGACGAGCAGTTGATGTTGTGGCAGACCCAGTATTGTTGAGTGATTTGGATTTTGTCCGGAGACAGGTCTTGGAGGTACCTAAAGATTACATTTTTATGTATAGCTTAGGAGATGAAATTATAGGTGGCCATGAAAAAGTCATTAAGCAACTGCGAACACGTTTTGGCGATATACCAGTACTTGCCGTGGTTCCTTCTGCTACACATCCTAGAAAATGCCCCTGGGCGGATATAGTGATCTGGGATGCTGATCCGGGAGAGTGGCTTGATTTACTAGTTAATTCTAAATATGTCTATACAGACTCATTTCATGCGGCCGTCCTGGCGTTGAAGTATGAGAAGCCCTTGTTGGCATATTACACCGATCCAGTAAGGGCTCCTCGCCTTATTGATTTGGCAAACCGCTATGCAATCGACGTAGCGGTAGTCGGTAGCTTTAGAGAGGCTGTAGACAAAGAGTTCTCAATTCATCTTGATTATCGTAGAACCAAAGAAATGATGAAGATGCATGAATGCCAGTCGATGGAATACTTAGTATGTTCATTGAAGTAA
- a CDS encoding glycosyltransferase family 4 protein translates to MMKVGVAGPVAIDPLVGFFRGQVLPNVYSFPLLSNYVLKLIELGHAVTVFCGSDEIESTQWIQGDGILLCITPRRHKRMALDFYRTERRFIAEAMRESDCDLIHAHWTYEFAAAAMQSQKPTLITAHDAPLNILPYYLGDRGSLHWIMRIMLGIKVMHCANYLTAVSPYVAQHIERFFRPRKKIMVVPNGVDPSIARCARKEDMAPPVICSVMTGWGKLKNAQPALKAFALVRQQFPTAKYRIFGTGYEVGGAACTWATTQGLSEGVEFCGKVLFAALMEEIAGSSVFLHPALEESFGMSIAEAMALGVPVVAGERCGAVPYVLNDGQAGLLVDVQSPDAIARALLQLLNDGAKRGELSKAGREFVLSNFTLDKMAEGYLEAYQKILDDQW, encoded by the coding sequence ATGATGAAAGTTGGTGTCGCTGGCCCCGTTGCAATAGACCCTCTTGTTGGTTTCTTTAGAGGTCAAGTATTGCCTAACGTATATTCATTTCCTCTTCTTTCTAATTATGTTTTGAAATTAATAGAGCTAGGGCATGCAGTAACAGTGTTTTGCGGAAGTGATGAAATCGAATCGACGCAATGGATTCAAGGTGATGGAATTCTCTTGTGCATAACTCCAAGGCGTCATAAACGGATGGCCTTGGATTTTTACCGGACTGAGCGGCGTTTCATTGCTGAGGCCATGAGAGAGTCGGACTGCGACTTGATCCATGCGCATTGGACATATGAGTTTGCCGCAGCAGCCATGCAGTCTCAAAAGCCTACTTTGATTACTGCACATGATGCACCTTTGAACATTCTTCCATATTATCTAGGAGATCGGGGTTCTTTGCATTGGATTATGCGTATTATGTTAGGCATAAAAGTGATGCATTGCGCCAACTATCTTACCGCCGTATCTCCATATGTTGCACAACACATTGAGCGGTTTTTTAGGCCAAGAAAAAAGATCATGGTTGTTCCCAACGGAGTAGACCCATCTATAGCAAGGTGTGCGAGGAAGGAAGATATGGCGCCGCCGGTAATTTGTAGTGTGATGACCGGTTGGGGTAAACTTAAGAATGCTCAGCCTGCCTTGAAGGCATTCGCACTTGTTCGGCAACAATTTCCAACAGCAAAATATCGTATTTTCGGCACCGGATATGAGGTTGGAGGTGCTGCTTGTACTTGGGCGACTACTCAAGGCCTCTCCGAAGGGGTTGAATTCTGCGGAAAGGTTCTTTTTGCTGCATTGATGGAGGAAATTGCTGGGAGTTCTGTTTTTTTGCATCCGGCACTCGAGGAGTCCTTTGGAATGAGTATAGCCGAGGCCATGGCGTTAGGCGTGCCTGTCGTTGCTGGAGAGCGATGCGGTGCAGTCCCTTATGTCCTGAATGATGGGCAGGCGGGTTTACTTGTTGATGTTCAGTCACCCGACGCGATTGCCCGGGCTCTATTGCAACTTTTGAACGATGGCGCGAAACGTGGGGAGTTGTCAAAGGCCGGGCGAGAGTTTGTCTTGAGCAACTTTACCCTTGATAAAATGGCGGAAGGTTATCTCGAGGCTTACCAGAAAATTTTGGATGACCAATGGTAA
- a CDS encoding acyltransferase: MDRRDGALDVNGTKSSPIKIGNDVFVGTNSIILKGATIGDRSIIAAGSIVSGSIPPDEIWGGNPARLIRKINVG; the protein is encoded by the coding sequence ATGGATCGTCGGGACGGGGCATTGGATGTGAACGGCACCAAATCTTCCCCAATCAAAATAGGGAATGACGTGTTTGTTGGGACGAACAGCATCATTCTGAAGGGGGCTACGATTGGGGATCGTTCGATTATTGCGGCGGGATCAATCGTATCCGGATCTATCCCGCCCGATGAAATATGGGGAGGTAATCCTGCGCGTCTGATTCGGAAGATAAACGTTGGGTGA
- a CDS encoding glycosyltransferase family 2 protein — protein sequence MKIAVLMTCHNRKETTLRCLELLYAQLLPEEVSFNVYLVDDGCTDGTGEAVKKAYPDITVLQGDGSLFWCNGMRLAWDVAAKEDPDFYLWLNDDSMLEPHAVSILLETASSADDAGIVVGSCCDASTGGFTYGGQRRSGAHPSKLVPVEPGEEPVVCDTFQGNIVLVSRGTYQKAGNLQSFKHAIGDTDYGYRAQKAGCAIYVAPGFVATCSKNAHSMERMPLDKRWKTMMTRLPPGDYYRFLRQHAGIRWVFYWPRPYIRILFSTRMENQ from the coding sequence TTGAAGATTGCAGTACTGATGACTTGCCATAACCGCAAGGAAACGACGTTGCGGTGCCTGGAATTGCTTTATGCCCAATTGTTGCCTGAAGAAGTCTCTTTCAACGTATATCTGGTTGATGATGGCTGTACGGATGGAACCGGCGAGGCGGTTAAAAAGGCTTATCCCGATATTACTGTACTCCAGGGCGATGGTTCCCTGTTTTGGTGCAACGGAATGCGATTGGCGTGGGATGTGGCCGCAAAGGAAGATCCTGATTTTTACTTGTGGTTGAACGATGATTCCATGCTGGAGCCCCACGCCGTATCCATCCTGCTTGAAACCGCTTCAAGTGCAGATGATGCCGGCATTGTGGTGGGATCTTGCTGCGATGCATCGACGGGTGGTTTTACCTATGGAGGGCAGAGGCGGTCGGGAGCGCATCCCTCGAAGCTGGTGCCTGTTGAACCGGGGGAAGAACCCGTGGTCTGCGATACCTTCCAGGGTAATATCGTGCTGGTTTCCAGGGGAACTTATCAAAAGGCCGGGAACCTGCAGTCGTTTAAGCATGCCATTGGGGATACGGATTATGGATATCGGGCGCAAAAAGCGGGATGCGCAATTTATGTGGCACCTGGATTTGTGGCAACCTGTAGTAAGAATGCGCATAGCATGGAGCGCATGCCGTTGGATAAGCGCTGGAAAACCATGATGACGCGACTTCCCCCGGGGGATTATTATCGTTTCCTCCGGCAGCATGCGGGGATCAGATGGGTCTTCTATTGGCCAAGACCCTACATCCGGATTCTCTTTTCTACACGGATGGAAAACCAGTGA
- a CDS encoding glycosyltransferase family 4 protein, translated as MKKVVMIQRVACDYRLAFFQQLHAGLQEKGIAFELVAGLPWEGEGFVDVLDQLPFGTRLRNIRLFKNVYWEEGALAACKNADLVIFEQANAALHLYPLLLGIHHRGQKIAFYGHGAHLNKSKPHPMRDAWRRFWSTRVDWWFAYTQLSADIVLNDGFPMEKMTVVNNAIDTDELRVARNALSDGDLDATYQKLFGLPKGKEITGIFCARLTELKWIPFLLEALLLIKARVPGFTMIIIGDGPYADEVKNFCTEHPWCHWAGAVHGTKRVELLALGDVWLNPGMTGLSILDAFAMGMPFFTVDSGIHSPEIAYLQDGRNGGLCGNDPKEFAASVVEVCLDAGHLSAMKQAATKDGEKYTTASMAKNFAGGIAVALGIGEKATS; from the coding sequence ATGAAAAAAGTTGTAATGATTCAGCGGGTGGCGTGCGACTACCGCCTTGCTTTTTTCCAGCAGCTGCATGCCGGGTTGCAGGAGAAGGGCATTGCCTTCGAGCTGGTGGCCGGTTTGCCGTGGGAAGGGGAAGGTTTCGTTGATGTTCTCGATCAGTTGCCGTTCGGGACGCGACTACGGAACATCAGGCTATTCAAGAACGTATATTGGGAAGAGGGCGCGCTTGCTGCGTGCAAGAATGCGGATCTGGTCATATTCGAGCAGGCCAACGCGGCGTTGCATCTATATCCCTTGCTGTTGGGGATTCACCACCGGGGGCAAAAGATTGCATTTTATGGACATGGGGCGCATCTCAACAAAAGCAAGCCACACCCTATGAGGGATGCTTGGCGCAGGTTCTGGAGCACCCGGGTTGATTGGTGGTTCGCCTATACGCAGCTTTCAGCGGATATTGTGTTGAATGACGGTTTCCCTATGGAAAAAATGACCGTGGTGAACAATGCCATCGATACCGATGAGCTGCGCGTTGCACGGAATGCGCTCTCCGATGGGGATTTGGATGCAACCTATCAAAAGCTGTTTGGGCTCCCAAAAGGAAAAGAAATTACCGGCATCTTTTGTGCCCGGTTGACCGAGCTGAAATGGATTCCTTTTTTGTTGGAGGCTTTGTTGCTGATTAAGGCAAGGGTGCCCGGATTTACCATGATCATTATCGGTGATGGCCCCTACGCGGATGAGGTGAAAAACTTTTGCACGGAACATCCCTGGTGCCATTGGGCGGGGGCGGTGCATGGCACCAAGCGGGTGGAGCTTCTTGCCCTGGGAGACGTTTGGCTGAATCCGGGAATGACGGGATTGTCCATCCTGGATGCCTTTGCCATGGGTATGCCCTTCTTTACAGTCGACAGCGGTATCCATTCCCCTGAGATCGCTTATCTTCAGGATGGCCGCAACGGAGGGCTGTGCGGGAATGACCCGAAGGAGTTTGCTGCTTCGGTGGTGGAGGTTTGTCTGGATGCCGGACATTTGAGCGCCATGAAGCAGGCCGCAACCAAGGACGGCGAAAAATATACAACGGCAAGCATGGCAAAAAACTTTGCCGGTGGCATTGCTGTGGCATTGGGGATCGGAGAGAAGGCGACCTCATGA
- a CDS encoding glycosyltransferase family 4 protein: MKVLVIHNEYGQKGGGEHQVFMAETELLRRHGHEVLTYAQSNLDVLERGRLATIKMLFQSRFNRTVYHELRRLCEIEKPDVVHVHNFWFSISPSVYAACLDSGVPVVQSLHNFRTICVNALLLRDGKPCEDCVGRTALKGVLKRCYHGSRIHGWFVYRMQRGFRKLINVPAYYLALTEHSRDIFVRSGFPSDRVWVKNNFVADHFAGITNLPSKPRALFIGSLMTHKGIRTLLDAWGRIPDIELVVVGDGELKDGLMELCRSKDLTHIEFRGYLNPAEVMKEIRQCSFLVVPSEWYETFGLIVVEAFSAGKPVVAANIGALGRLVEDGVNGLLFNPGDATDLIRCVGLMRDEVLAKSMGECARKCYQQRYSENVGYRNLIEVYEKATLQGGS; encoded by the coding sequence ATGAAAGTTTTGGTGATTCATAATGAATATGGCCAGAAGGGCGGAGGAGAGCATCAGGTGTTCATGGCCGAGACCGAGCTACTCCGCCGCCACGGCCATGAAGTGCTCACCTATGCCCAAAGCAATCTGGATGTTTTGGAGCGTGGTAGGCTCGCGACAATAAAAATGCTGTTCCAATCCAGGTTCAATCGAACTGTTTATCATGAGCTTAGGCGACTCTGCGAAATAGAAAAACCGGATGTGGTTCACGTACACAATTTTTGGTTTAGCATCTCTCCATCGGTTTATGCTGCATGCCTTGATTCGGGCGTACCTGTTGTGCAATCCCTTCATAACTTCCGTACAATCTGTGTTAACGCCTTGTTGTTGCGAGACGGCAAGCCTTGTGAGGATTGCGTGGGGAGAACCGCGCTCAAGGGGGTGCTGAAACGGTGTTATCACGGTTCCAGAATTCATGGATGGTTTGTGTATCGAATGCAACGGGGGTTTAGGAAACTAATCAATGTGCCGGCCTATTATTTGGCTTTGACCGAGCATAGCCGTGACATTTTTGTGCGTTCCGGTTTCCCCTCGGACCGGGTTTGGGTGAAAAACAACTTTGTTGCCGACCATTTTGCTGGAATCACAAACCTACCATCCAAGCCTCGTGCGCTCTTTATTGGAAGCCTGATGACTCATAAGGGAATTCGAACGCTTCTGGACGCCTGGGGGCGCATTCCCGACATCGAACTCGTTGTGGTTGGTGATGGGGAACTAAAGGATGGCTTAATGGAGTTATGCCGCTCAAAAGATTTGACCCATATCGAGTTCCGGGGATACCTCAATCCGGCGGAAGTCATGAAGGAAATTCGGCAATGCTCTTTTCTTGTTGTTCCTTCCGAATGGTATGAGACGTTTGGCTTGATTGTGGTTGAAGCTTTTTCCGCTGGAAAACCGGTTGTCGCGGCGAACATCGGGGCGTTGGGGAGACTTGTGGAAGACGGCGTGAACGGATTGCTCTTCAATCCTGGTGACGCTACTGATTTGATTCGTTGTGTTGGTTTAATGCGGGATGAGGTGCTGGCTAAATCCATGGGTGAGTGCGCGCGGAAGTGCTATCAACAAAGGTATAGTGAAAACGTGGGGTATCGGAATTTAATCGAGGTCTACGAAAAGGCAACGTTGCAGGGGGGCTCATGA
- a CDS encoding glycosyltransferase, whose translation MNLLFVCHQRRFKADLRPGRLARFLAERGHHVTLLCIADHAKFRMKKYMQDGVCFIETPDLLFGSLRSGWDPASVLRRRTMLGKLGVFDLVHVFETRPATIYPVLRFLKKHPAPLVIDWIDWWGRGGIITTNRPKWYQVLFGPFETFYEEHYRTLANATTVICTALGHRAEGLGVHPDSIFKVPIGADTEAIPFVDPATHRSAFDFLETDRIALFSAMDAVMDVELVFSAAKRVHAVCPEFKLVMTGNGAERLTQQAKAFGIGDFFVHLGRLPQEQFVEALTCADVFLLPFADEIYNRGRWPCKIGDYLAAGRPIVSNPVGEVRELMQKHQVGILTDFDSDKFAEGIKNVLEDLDQSRSMGQNARHVAENELAWDGILDELEHAYGYAMKKHQKVVGLGSGH comes from the coding sequence ATGAATTTGCTTTTCGTCTGCCACCAAAGGCGTTTCAAGGCGGATCTGCGGCCAGGGCGATTGGCCCGGTTTTTAGCGGAGCGGGGTCATCATGTGACTCTGCTGTGCATCGCCGACCACGCCAAGTTTCGCATGAAAAAATATATGCAAGACGGTGTTTGTTTCATTGAAACGCCCGATTTGTTATTTGGTAGTTTGCGGTCGGGATGGGATCCGGCAAGCGTGTTGCGTCGCCGTACAATGCTCGGCAAGCTTGGTGTATTCGACCTCGTCCATGTTTTTGAAACACGGCCGGCAACGATATATCCTGTTCTGAGATTTCTAAAAAAGCATCCTGCTCCTTTGGTCATCGACTGGATCGACTGGTGGGGGCGGGGCGGCATCATCACCACCAATCGCCCTAAATGGTACCAAGTCCTGTTTGGTCCGTTCGAAACGTTCTATGAGGAGCATTACCGAACGCTGGCCAACGCAACAACCGTGATTTGCACGGCGTTGGGGCATCGGGCCGAGGGGCTTGGAGTGCATCCGGATTCCATCTTCAAGGTTCCCATCGGTGCAGACACGGAAGCCATACCTTTTGTCGATCCTGCTACGCACCGTTCCGCATTCGACTTTTTGGAAACGGATCGAATTGCTCTGTTTTCCGCGATGGATGCCGTGATGGATGTGGAGCTGGTTTTCAGTGCGGCAAAACGAGTCCATGCCGTGTGTCCGGAGTTCAAGCTGGTGATGACAGGCAATGGTGCCGAGCGGTTAACGCAGCAGGCCAAGGCGTTTGGTATTGGAGACTTTTTTGTTCATTTGGGGCGCCTGCCGCAGGAACAATTTGTCGAGGCATTGACCTGTGCGGATGTATTCCTGCTTCCCTTTGCGGACGAGATTTATAATCGCGGTCGTTGGCCCTGCAAGATTGGGGATTATCTAGCGGCGGGCCGTCCCATTGTTTCCAATCCAGTCGGTGAGGTGCGGGAGCTTATGCAGAAGCATCAGGTTGGGATATTGACGGATTTTGATTCAGACAAATTTGCCGAAGGAATCAAAAACGTGCTCGAAGATTTGGATCAATCCCGGAGCATGGGGCAGAATGCCCGCCATGTGGCTGAAAATGAACTTGCATGGGATGGAATCTTGGATGAACTTGAACATGCGTATGGGTATGCCATGAAGAAACATCAAAAAGTTGTGGGGCTGGGTTCTGGACACTAG
- a CDS encoding nucleotidyltransferase domain-containing protein, with protein MKQEKKALAHALAGVNGEVYLYGSRTDDSKKGGDIDVLVFARVDSPYRLSQDISVRFRMECDEKIDVLVVNPDSIPESQKSFISLIQEDAVAIQ; from the coding sequence TTGAAACAGGAAAAGAAGGCGTTAGCCCATGCGCTTGCTGGAGTCAATGGAGAGGTGTATTTGTACGGGTCGCGCACGGATGACAGCAAAAAAGGCGGGGACATTGATGTGCTTGTTTTCGCCCGCGTTGACTCGCCATATCGTCTTTCCCAAGACATTTCTGTCCGGTTCCGAATGGAGTGCGATGAAAAAATCGACGTTTTAGTGGTCAACCCCGATTCCATCCCTGAATCACAGAAGAGTTTTATCTCGCTGATCCAGGAGGATGCCGTTGCAATACAATGA
- a CDS encoding nucleotidyltransferase substrate binding protein: MSANKQAEITRHGRQKMNDAVALVQASLNKLKPYDEKHAYSADESEPYDALSDRFIRAVEVGIKFFRSYERLQFAENSDALRDLLNRMEKLEMISSVEVWFRMRDVRNRIVHDYLPHEIKIMYDDIMGLFGQELVGCAEKARQVSLDEP; the protein is encoded by the coding sequence ATGAGTGCGAATAAACAAGCTGAGATTACCCGCCACGGCCGGCAAAAAATGAATGATGCGGTTGCGCTGGTTCAGGCGTCTTTAAATAAGCTGAAGCCTTACGACGAGAAGCATGCATATAGTGCCGACGAGAGCGAGCCGTATGATGCGCTCAGCGACCGCTTTATCCGGGCGGTTGAGGTGGGCATCAAATTTTTCCGGAGTTATGAGCGGTTGCAGTTCGCCGAAAATTCGGACGCGTTGCGCGATTTACTCAATCGGATGGAAAAGCTTGAGATGATCAGCTCGGTCGAGGTCTGGTTCAGAATGCGGGATGTGAGAAACCGGATCGTGCATGACTATCTGCCGCATGAAATAAAAATCATGTATGATGACATCATGGGGCTGTTCGGACAGGAACTGGTCGGGTGCGCCGAAAAGGCACGCCAAGTCAGTCTGGATGAACCATAA